The genomic DNA GAGAGAAACACGATAGCAGAAGTGCGGCGGAGGCAGTATGCTCTCTCGGAGGCCGACCGCCTGAGAATAGCGAGCGTGATCATCCGGGCCAAGATAAGAAACTCTAGGACAATGCTCTACAGGAGAGGGGCATCGGATGACAGGCTGGGGGAACTGGAGGACAGGGTTGCGGATGCTAACGATCTTGATGAGCTCAGAGGGCTGGAGGGCGAGGCTGCGGAGATATATTTTGGTATACTCAAACGTTGTGTTCCACAGGACTGGAGCTTCGAGCGGAGGAGCCGGAGGCCGCCGGCTGACCATATGAATGCACTTCTCTCTCTGACGTACAGCATGATTAAGAACGAGGTGCTGAGCGCCTTGCGGCAGTACAATCTGGACCCCTTTCTGGGTATCCTGCATGCTGACCGACACGGAAGGCCGGCGCTAGCGCTCGATCTCCTGGAGGAGTTCAGGCCGATCTTCTGCGATGCCTTCACGCTGCGTCTCATCAACAGGGGTGTCCTGAAGCATGAGGATTTCCAGGTGAACAATCATCTCAAGGAATACGCTTTCAAAACATATCTGGGGAAGTTTGACGAATACATGCAGGAAGAGTTCAGGCACCCGAGATTCGATTACACTGTTACAAGAAGAAAGGCTGTGCGCATGCAGGCGATCTTGCTCCGTAAAGCGATAACCGGAGAGATGAAGGAGTATCATCCGCTGGAGTTCAAAAAATGAGGCTGGCTGTTACTTACGATATCAGCGATAATCGTATACGTACCAGGGTGTTCAGGATACTTGAAAGTTATGGTGCCTGGAAGCAGTACAGTGTCTTCGAGCTCGAGATCAGCGATGTTCAGCGCCTTGAGATGGAAGCCAAGATCAAATCAGTGATCAAACCAGGGGACAAGGTACGCATATATGAGCTGTGCGAACGCTGTGTTGGTGCCATAGTCGAGATCGGCGAGAAATCCCCTACAAGAAAATCGAACGTGATTTGAGCTTTCCTGAATCTT from Methanothrix thermoacetophila PT includes the following:
- the cas1d gene encoding type I-D CRISPR-associated endonuclease Cas1d; amino-acid sequence: MMPKAGEGLLENSVVYITKQGAQVGVDGGRIVVYSKDEGEIASFPMGQVDTINIFGNINFTTPFVARANEHGIVLNYFTQNGHYRGSFVPERNTIAEVRRRQYALSEADRLRIASVIIRAKIRNSRTMLYRRGASDDRLGELEDRVADANDLDELRGLEGEAAEIYFGILKRCVPQDWSFERRSRRPPADHMNALLSLTYSMIKNEVLSALRQYNLDPFLGILHADRHGRPALALDLLEEFRPIFCDAFTLRLINRGVLKHEDFQVNNHLKEYAFKTYLGKFDEYMQEEFRHPRFDYTVTRRKAVRMQAILLRKAITGEMKEYHPLEFKK
- the cas2 gene encoding CRISPR-associated endonuclease Cas2 gives rise to the protein MRLAVTYDISDNRIRTRVFRILESYGAWKQYSVFELEISDVQRLEMEAKIKSVIKPGDKVRIYELCERCVGAIVEIGEKSPTRKSNVI